aaacaGTCATATATTAGTGTGTCTTGTGTATCTTGTATATCCTTcgtattgttattttaaccattttcttttaactCTCAAACTttgcaaaaaataaaaaagaaaaagaaaaagataaaaaaaggaaTCAATTATTAGTCAAAGAAGTCTgggattattattaacaacTTTAATagctatatatattcaattatgAAGCATCTTTTGGAATATCTTTCTTATATTagttgaattttttaaattttaataaaaatattagcccctaaaaatataatagtGTCTGGAGtaatgcaaaaaaaaattcaagagTTACAAGCCTATATTTATTAGTGGTGATATAGCTTAGCCAATAGTTTCTTTATTAcgttattaatattaattctttgtCTAAAGAcacaatatttttctctCTGTTTTACTTCTAGTATCTAAGCTTCCAAATCGtatcttgaaaaaaatagattaaggaaaaattgataaataaaataattcttttatttgttaaagCAACATTTTCTGgatttaattctaatgcAATAATTGGTTTAATTATAACATCATCAAGTTGACCAGTTGGTTCATCAGTTTCAATTCCAATCAcaaaaaaatcatcatttcttttttattgaaaaaataccAAAGTTTTTATCAAGTTTAGGTTCCTGAAATCGACTAGTATAAGATGattgaaatttatcatACTTAAATCTTTCTccataaaaatatttcaaatcagcattaaatttattccaATCTTCTTCTGATTCTCCAACTCTAAATATAAAGTACTGATTCCaaaattcatcaaaaatattatttacatctattttatttttagagagtttatttttaagatttttttctatattcaATTGCCTTGATATCATGAATCggatatatatttgaattaaattaaacCAAATTGTAAGgctattttcttcttcttttaaacTTTCTATATGACAAATTTGGAAgagtgttttttttaaatggaAAACAAACTTTTTTAATGCAAAATAGTCTCTTTTACAATTAATGAAGTTTCttggaaatattaaactatttattatattcaaattttttttactcaTTGTCTTGTCAAAAAGagattctaaattattataattcttcattttccaAACAGGTCTTAACATGAAATTATTAGctttaaaacaatttttcatattaatatttaaactaatataattcatcatATACAATATCGAACAATAGTCTAAATCATCTTTAAGAAGAGGATCTTTAATAGTTTTTTGAAACCAGGATGGaattaaagttttatttgttgattGCTTAGAATGTGATAtgtttaattcttttaagtAACggtcatttttttttcctagAAAATCCTTAGTCTTTTTcgtattatcattatttttagtaaataataatagactattttcttcaatatgAATTCTACTTGTTTCAGGAGTGTTATCCATTTCTAAAATGCTATTGCTAAGATATGTGCTTAGTACAAGTGAACTTTTAGTactttgttttaaaaattggtaaatctttttctttccCCTTTTTCAGGATATATAAAGAACTTTTTCACATTCTAAAGTATGAAATAAGCGCCGAGAGTACTTCgccaaattaaaaatgctAAACTCAACAATATAAGGAATGTATTTcaaaaaagcaaaaatatgttttaaagaaattaattatgCATAAAGATATATACCTATCTATATGGGGAAGAGGTTGTTAATGagggaatatataattgttttattaatggctcaaaatttattattttcttttaaaatttcttgaatAAAACATTGTAAAACAgaacaatttaaaaataataataatttctgaATCAAGAGCATCTGATTATCATCAGATGTATTTAATGTTAGAATTGGTTCcgttgaatatttattaaaatctaaGATTTGGTCTCT
The window above is part of the Henningerozyma blattae CBS 6284 chromosome 2, complete genome genome. Proteins encoded here:
- the TBLA0B02260 gene encoding uncharacterized protein, which produces MDNTPETSRIHIEENSLLLFTKNNDNTKKTKDFLGKKNDRYLKELNISHSKQSTNKTLIPSWFQKTIKDPLLKDDLDYCSILYMMNYISLNINMKNCFKANNFMLRPVWKMKNYNNLESLFDKTMSKKNLNIINSLIFPRNFINCKRDYFALKKFVFHLKKTLFQICHIESLKEEENSLTIWFNLIQIYIRFMISRQLNIEKNLKNKLSKNKIDVNNIFDEFWNQYFIFRVGESEEDWNKFNADLKYFYGERFKYDKFQSSYTSRFQEPKLDKNFGIFSIKKK